In the genome of bacterium, one region contains:
- a CDS encoding DUF6249 domain-containing protein, producing the protein MRKYFPAAIIIICLAAFLAGPAPAQEEKGDAGAAPAETAGKTLKVETAGGDEPLCGPEGLEPGPGKTVIKEQVIIPLVGMMLPIIFMLGTAAVIIVAILMAHRAAQMRYDVIQLAIKEGKELPPEIFTRMRHPRRRRDPLLAGLVLTALGVAVSISVGTICGAVQGVWGLIPLLIGVAVLIYVPFYRKQKKEDEDR; encoded by the coding sequence ATGAGGAAATACTTCCCGGCAGCAATCATCATAATCTGTCTGGCGGCCTTCCTGGCCGGGCCCGCGCCGGCGCAGGAAGAAAAGGGCGACGCGGGCGCCGCGCCCGCCGAGACGGCCGGCAAAACGCTCAAGGTCGAGACGGCCGGCGGCGACGAGCCGCTCTGCGGCCCGGAAGGGCTCGAGCCGGGCCCGGGTAAAACCGTCATTAAGGAACAGGTCATAATCCCGCTCGTCGGCATGATGCTACCGATAATATTCATGCTCGGCACGGCCGCGGTCATAATAGTCGCTATACTGATGGCACACCGCGCGGCGCAGATGCGCTACGACGTAATCCAGCTCGCCATCAAGGAGGGGAAAGAGCTGCCGCCGGAGATCTTTACGCGGATGCGGCATCCCCGCCGGCGCCGCGACCCGCTGCTCGCCGGCCTGGTCCTGACGGCGCTGGGCGTCGCGGTCTCCATCTCGGTGGGCACCATCTGTGGGGCGGTGCAGGGGGTGTGGGGCCTCATCCCGCTGCTCATCGGCGTCGCGGTCCTGATCTACGTGCCGTTCTACCGGAAGCAGAAGAAAGAGGACGAGGACCGCTAA